From a region of the Vicinamibacterales bacterium genome:
- a CDS encoding MBL fold metallo-hydrolase, which yields MNATNRARVHGCLVVIALVAVAIAHGRAAIRPASQPASATAKAQYLANAGVLVTHGDTTIVFDPLFRNDFGQYALVPAATERALFAGAAPFDGLDAVFVSHYHEDHFSAADVLRLLEARPELRLYAPAQAVAGMREVSAARLAAVASRVRAIALAYQDPPVTLEQGSLLIEAVRIPHSGWPERQQQVENIAFRVTLDAATTVVHLGDADPSDAHFARDDAYWHRRRTNVAFPPYWFFTSDAGRQVLSRRIGAARSIGVHVPASVPSQPDQRAPELRGHELFTRPGETRGIR from the coding sequence ATGAACGCCACGAATCGCGCTCGAGTCCACGGCTGCCTGGTAGTCATCGCCTTGGTGGCGGTGGCCATCGCGCACGGTCGTGCCGCGATCCGACCGGCCAGCCAGCCCGCCTCCGCAACGGCCAAGGCCCAGTACCTGGCCAATGCCGGCGTGCTCGTGACCCACGGCGACACCACGATCGTGTTCGACCCGCTGTTCCGGAACGACTTCGGACAGTACGCACTCGTCCCGGCCGCGACCGAGCGGGCGCTCTTCGCCGGCGCCGCGCCATTCGACGGCCTGGACGCGGTGTTCGTGAGCCACTATCACGAGGACCACTTCTCGGCCGCGGACGTGCTGCGGCTGCTCGAGGCGCGTCCAGAGCTTCGGCTCTACGCTCCGGCCCAGGCCGTGGCTGGCATGCGCGAGGTCTCAGCCGCACGGCTGGCGGCCGTGGCCTCGCGGGTGCGCGCGATCGCCCTCGCCTACCAGGACCCGCCGGTGACGCTCGAGCAGGGCTCGCTCCTCATCGAAGCCGTGCGCATCCCCCACTCCGGCTGGCCCGAGCGGCAGCAGCAGGTGGAGAACATCGCGTTCCGCGTCACGCTCGATGCCGCGACCACGGTCGTGCACCTGGGCGACGCCGACCCGAGCGACGCCCACTTCGCCCGCGACGACGCCTACTGGCACCGCCGCCGCACGAACGTGGCGTTCCCGCCCTACTGGTTCTTCACGAGCGACGCGGGACGCCAGGTGCTCAGCCGGCGAATCGGCGCGGCGCGCTCGATCGGCGTCCACGTGCCGGCCAGCGTGCCGAGCCAGCCCGATCAACGCGCCCCTGAACTGCGGGGGCACGAGCTGTTCACCAGGCCTGGGGAGACGCGAGGCATCCGCTGA
- a CDS encoding PIN domain-containing protein: protein MRLVDTSAWIELLRRPQRLTLDDLRGAGEIVTCLPVIQEVLQGIPDDRAFADIRESMLAWPRVDDPLGLDVIDRATQIYRQARRLGLTVRSSVDCLVAASALARDLTVVHCDRDYDAIARVTGLRHENLAPRIKRRR from the coding sequence GTGCGGCTCGTTGACACGTCCGCCTGGATTGAGCTCCTTCGGCGTCCTCAACGCCTGACCCTCGACGACCTGCGCGGCGCGGGCGAGATCGTCACGTGCCTGCCGGTGATTCAGGAGGTCCTGCAGGGTATTCCCGACGACCGCGCCTTCGCCGACATCCGCGAGTCGATGCTGGCGTGGCCGAGGGTGGACGATCCACTCGGACTGGACGTCATCGACCGCGCCACGCAGATCTACCGCCAGGCGCGGCGACTGGGCCTCACGGTGCGGTCGTCGGTCGACTGCCTGGTGGCCGCCTCGGCGCTGGCTCGCGATCTCACGGTCGTGCACTGCGATCGCGACTACGACGCCATCGCCCGCGTCACTGGCCTGCGTCACGAGAATCTGGCGCCGCGCATCAAGCGCCGACGGTGA
- a CDS encoding type II toxin-antitoxin system VapB family antitoxin: MKRTNVVLDEQLLEDAVRVSGEKTYARTIERALTELVQRAKAQRIDRYAGSGVWQGDLAEMRRDQSPSVRETPGVYRPRKRRAAR; encoded by the coding sequence ATGAAACGCACGAATGTTGTGCTTGATGAGCAGCTGCTCGAGGACGCAGTCCGCGTGAGCGGCGAGAAGACCTACGCGCGCACCATCGAGCGAGCGTTGACGGAACTGGTGCAGCGGGCCAAGGCGCAGCGCATCGACCGGTACGCCGGATCGGGCGTGTGGCAGGGGGATCTCGCCGAGATGCGCCGCGACCAGTCGCCCTCGGTCCGGGAGACGCCGGGCGTGTACCGTCCCAGGAAGCGCCGTGCGGCTCGTTGA
- a CDS encoding serine/threonine-protein kinase, with protein sequence MLPPPLIPERIGRYRIERKIGEGGMGVVYAARDERLDRTVALKTIRGEGDETSRKRLWREARAAAAISHPNICQLYEIDETVDGLVLSMELLAGEPLSARLARGPVPTADTAAIALQTLEALGALHAGGLVHRDLKPSNLFLTPHGVKLLDFGLARPMGGWRAGDTATQLTEVGAIAGTPGYMAPEQIRGEALDARSDLFALGAILFEMLSGQEAFSGATMVDVLHAVLHEQPPALSGGSAVVGLDRVIHRALHKRPDERYPSSSDMAEAIRAVGASPESTELATPAARPMTRLIALPFRVLRPDAETDFLAFSLPDAIGATLSGARNLLVRSSAAAARFDPQAPDLRKLAADADVDVALMGTILRAGGQLRATAQLVEAPAGTVVWSHSSQHGLQDVFALQDELVAGIVQSLAQSLGGDAGSRIAHRDVPRSPDAYEHYLRANELARDFDRIPEALGLYQQCVSRDSGFAPAWAALGRCQRVLGKYHGDAVAAAEAERSFQRAQALNPELPLLHKYYAQLECDRGRAVDAMRRLLRRATAAADPELFAGLVNACRYAGLLDASVAAHEEARRLDPTIQTSVLNTYSLQLDWDRIVREAPEIDHDILAMALYRTDRKAEALASWRGVPEDATPMMKLWDETIVACLTEAPDARDLTERLAGYGSWGDPEGYIAQAIILSRLGSHDMALLLLGLAQDGGFYAPDTLANDPWLDPLRADPRFGEVLQKAQARRREAFAVFRAEGGERLLGLRAAA encoded by the coding sequence ATGCTTCCGCCGCCGCTGATTCCCGAGCGCATCGGGCGCTACCGGATCGAACGGAAGATCGGCGAGGGCGGCATGGGCGTGGTCTACGCCGCGCGTGACGAGCGGCTCGACCGCACGGTCGCCCTGAAGACCATCCGCGGCGAGGGCGACGAGACGTCGCGCAAGCGGCTGTGGCGCGAGGCCAGGGCCGCGGCCGCCATCTCGCATCCGAACATCTGCCAGCTCTACGAAATCGACGAGACCGTCGACGGGCTGGTCCTGTCGATGGAACTGCTCGCGGGGGAGCCGCTGTCGGCCCGCCTGGCCCGAGGTCCCGTGCCCACGGCGGACACCGCGGCGATTGCCCTCCAGACGCTTGAGGCGCTCGGCGCCTTGCACGCCGGCGGCCTCGTGCACCGGGATCTGAAGCCGTCGAACCTGTTCCTCACGCCCCACGGCGTCAAGCTGCTGGACTTCGGCCTGGCGCGGCCCATGGGCGGCTGGCGCGCGGGGGACACGGCGACGCAGCTCACCGAAGTGGGCGCCATCGCCGGCACGCCCGGCTACATGGCGCCCGAGCAGATCCGCGGGGAGGCGCTGGACGCCAGGAGCGACCTCTTCGCGCTCGGGGCCATCCTGTTCGAGATGCTGTCGGGACAGGAGGCCTTCAGCGGCGCCACGATGGTGGACGTGCTGCACGCCGTCCTGCACGAGCAGCCGCCGGCACTGTCAGGCGGCAGCGCCGTCGTGGGTCTCGATCGGGTGATTCATCGCGCCCTCCACAAGCGGCCCGACGAGCGCTACCCGTCCTCTTCCGACATGGCCGAGGCGATTCGCGCCGTGGGCGCCTCTCCGGAGTCGACGGAGCTGGCGACCCCGGCCGCGCGGCCCATGACCCGGCTCATCGCGCTGCCCTTCCGCGTGCTGCGCCCGGATGCCGAGACGGACTTCCTGGCCTTCAGCCTGCCGGACGCCATCGGCGCCACGCTGAGCGGCGCGCGGAACCTGCTGGTCCGTTCCAGTGCCGCCGCCGCGCGCTTCGATCCGCAGGCGCCCGATCTGCGCAAGCTCGCCGCCGACGCCGACGTGGACGTCGCCCTGATGGGGACGATCCTTCGCGCCGGAGGCCAGTTGCGCGCCACCGCGCAACTGGTGGAAGCGCCGGCCGGGACCGTCGTCTGGTCGCACTCGTCGCAACACGGCCTGCAGGACGTCTTCGCGCTGCAGGACGAGCTCGTGGCGGGCATCGTGCAGTCGCTGGCGCAGTCGCTGGGCGGCGACGCCGGCAGCCGGATCGCGCACCGCGACGTCCCGCGCAGTCCCGATGCGTACGAGCACTACCTGCGCGCCAACGAGCTGGCCCGCGACTTCGACCGGATCCCGGAAGCCCTCGGCCTCTACCAGCAGTGCGTGTCGCGTGATTCCGGCTTTGCTCCGGCGTGGGCGGCGCTGGGCCGCTGCCAGCGCGTCCTCGGCAAGTACCACGGCGATGCCGTCGCCGCGGCCGAGGCCGAGCGGTCGTTCCAGCGGGCGCAGGCGCTCAACCCCGAGCTGCCGCTCCTGCACAAGTACTACGCGCAGCTCGAGTGCGATCGCGGTCGCGCCGTGGACGCGATGCGCCGGCTGCTGCGCCGGGCGACGGCCGCGGCCGATCCGGAGCTCTTCGCCGGCCTGGTCAACGCCTGCCGCTACGCCGGCCTGCTCGACGCCTCGGTGGCCGCGCACGAAGAAGCGCGACGGCTGGATCCGACCATCCAGACCAGCGTCCTGAACACCTACAGCCTGCAGTTGGACTGGGACCGGATCGTCCGCGAGGCGCCCGAGATCGACCACGACATCCTCGCGATGGCGCTCTATCGGACGGACCGGAAGGCCGAAGCGCTCGCTTCGTGGCGAGGCGTGCCCGAGGATGCCACGCCGATGATGAAGCTCTGGGACGAGACGATCGTGGCCTGCCTCACCGAAGCCCCCGACGCCCGCGACCTGACCGAGCGGCTGGCCGGCTATGGCAGCTGGGGGGATCCGGAGGGCTACATCGCGCAGGCCATCATCCTCAGCCGGCTCGGCAGCCACGACATGGCGCTGCTGCTGCTCGGGCTGGCCCAGGACGGCGGCTTCTACGCTCCGGACACGCTGGCCAACGACCCGTGGCTCGATCCGCTCCGCGCCGACCCGCGCTTCGGCGAGGTTCTGCAGAAGGCGCAGGCCCGGCGTCGCGAGGCCTTCGCGGTGTTCCGGGCCGAGGGCGGCGAACGGCTGCTCGGGCTGCGCGCGGCCGCCTGA
- the ggt gene encoding gamma-glutamyltransferase: protein MRIPPLALAFALATFVCPAGHLTAQTSSQPELPSGWTPKTTQFATRDMVAAANPLAVEAGVTILGKGGSALDAAIAVQMMLTLVEPQSSGIGGGAFLLHYDGTAKTLLGYDGRETAPAAATPDQFMTLGKPLPFLDAVTGGLSVGTPGAVSMMAMAHAKHGKLPWAALFQPAIDLAEKGFPISPRLYTALAGTAERLCREKAVAAHYLKSDCTPKDEGSLLKNPELAATLRAIAKDGPKAFYSGPIAEAIVNAVRSHPTNPGRLTLQDLAGYTPKVREPICGPYRGLRICGMPPESSGTVAVLQTLGILEHFDVATLAPNSLDAVHLISEAYRLAYADRQKYVGDPDYVSVPVAGMLDPGYLKRRSTLIRMDRTMGVPTAGTPAGAEPRGLDDALALPSTSHVSIVDKDGNMVAMTTTIENGFGSLQMVKGFMLNNQLTDFSLSPTDAEGRPVANRVEPGKRPRSSMAPSFVFNANGDVEAIVGSPGGSNIIQYVVKTLVGLIDWKLDIQAAIDLPNFGAQTSTTTELEKGTVLSALQPGLAARGHTVAVVDINSGLQGIVFNGLRGKAAAPFAKAPGKGRWAGGADPRREGTAKGHR from the coding sequence ATGCGCATCCCGCCCCTGGCGCTCGCCTTCGCGCTGGCCACGTTCGTTTGCCCGGCCGGTCACCTCACCGCCCAGACATCAAGCCAACCGGAGCTGCCATCGGGCTGGACGCCCAAGACCACGCAGTTCGCCACTCGCGACATGGTGGCCGCGGCCAACCCGCTGGCCGTGGAGGCGGGCGTGACCATCCTGGGCAAGGGCGGGTCGGCCCTAGATGCCGCCATCGCCGTGCAGATGATGCTCACGCTGGTGGAACCGCAGTCGTCGGGCATCGGCGGCGGCGCCTTCCTGCTGCACTACGACGGCACGGCGAAGACGCTCCTGGGCTACGACGGCCGCGAGACGGCGCCGGCCGCAGCCACGCCGGATCAGTTCATGACACTGGGCAAGCCGCTGCCCTTCCTGGATGCCGTGACCGGCGGCCTCTCGGTGGGCACGCCCGGTGCCGTGAGCATGATGGCCATGGCGCACGCGAAGCATGGCAAGCTGCCGTGGGCGGCGCTGTTCCAGCCCGCCATCGACCTGGCCGAGAAGGGCTTCCCCATCTCGCCCCGCCTCTACACGGCGCTGGCCGGCACGGCCGAGCGGCTGTGCCGCGAGAAGGCGGTGGCCGCCCACTACCTCAAATCCGATTGCACGCCGAAGGACGAGGGCTCGCTGCTGAAGAACCCGGAGCTGGCAGCCACGCTGCGGGCGATCGCGAAGGACGGCCCGAAGGCGTTCTACAGCGGCCCCATCGCCGAGGCCATCGTGAATGCCGTGCGATCGCACCCCACCAATCCCGGCCGCCTGACGCTGCAGGATCTCGCCGGCTACACCCCGAAGGTGCGCGAGCCGATCTGCGGCCCGTATCGCGGCCTGCGCATCTGCGGCATGCCGCCGGAAAGCTCGGGCACCGTCGCCGTGCTGCAGACGCTGGGCATCCTCGAGCATTTCGACGTGGCGACGCTCGCGCCCAACTCGCTCGACGCCGTGCACCTCATCAGCGAGGCGTACCGGCTGGCCTACGCCGATCGGCAGAAGTACGTGGGCGATCCGGACTACGTGTCCGTGCCCGTCGCGGGGATGCTCGACCCGGGCTACCTGAAGCGGCGGTCCACGTTGATCCGCATGGACCGGACGATGGGCGTGCCCACGGCGGGCACCCCCGCCGGCGCCGAGCCGCGCGGCCTCGACGACGCGCTGGCGCTGCCCTCCACCAGCCACGTCTCGATCGTGGACAAGGACGGCAACATGGTGGCCATGACCACCACCATCGAGAACGGCTTCGGCAGCCTGCAGATGGTGAAAGGCTTCATGCTGAACAACCAGCTCACCGACTTCTCGCTCTCACCCACCGACGCGGAGGGCCGGCCGGTGGCCAACCGCGTGGAGCCCGGCAAGCGCCCGCGCAGCTCGATGGCGCCGTCGTTCGTGTTCAACGCCAACGGCGACGTGGAGGCGATCGTGGGCTCGCCCGGCGGCAGCAACATCATCCAATACGTGGTGAAGACGCTCGTGGGACTCATCGACTGGAAGCTCGACATCCAGGCCGCCATCGACCTGCCCAACTTCGGCGCGCAGACGAGCACCACGACCGAACTGGAAAAGGGCACCGTGTTGAGCGCGCTGCAACCGGGCCTCGCCGCGCGCGGGCACACCGTCGCGGTCGTGGACATCAACAGCGGCCTGCAGGGCATCGTGTTCAACGGGCTGCGTGGCAAGGCGGCGGCGCCGTTCGCGAAGGCTCCCGGGAAGGGCCGTTGGGCGGGCGGCGCGGATCCGCGCCGGGAGGGCACGGCGAAGGGACATCGATGA
- a CDS encoding NAD(P)H-binding protein, whose translation MLAALVALVLAAVGVSVPLGDDYPPAATVDTSRHAVVAVFGATGLVGEGVFEALVRDPDVRMVHVVTRRRTPAIDAAAADGRATVWVHTDYLDYAPLASMLADVDAVYWALGTSAFNVSDEEYSQIHVDFPVRFVAAWLAARGREAPRSFHLVSGSGASDGSWFHWAREKARAERTLVHEAAGTGLRIVSYRPAGVLREGGRARWYTAPFWLLRPLKRAVEPTAIGQAMLEVTARGSDVPGGILETRDLLRFANGYRVRRGR comes from the coding sequence GTGCTGGCGGCACTGGTCGCGCTGGTGCTGGCGGCCGTCGGCGTGTCTGTCCCCCTGGGAGACGACTATCCGCCGGCGGCGACGGTCGACACGAGCCGGCACGCCGTGGTGGCCGTGTTCGGCGCGACCGGCCTGGTCGGCGAGGGCGTCTTCGAAGCCCTGGTGCGCGATCCCGACGTCCGCATGGTGCACGTGGTGACGCGCCGGCGAACGCCCGCCATCGACGCCGCCGCAGCCGACGGGCGGGCAACCGTGTGGGTCCACACGGACTATCTCGACTACGCGCCGCTGGCATCCATGCTGGCCGACGTGGACGCCGTGTACTGGGCGCTGGGGACCAGCGCCTTCAACGTGTCCGACGAGGAGTACTCGCAGATCCACGTGGACTTCCCCGTGCGGTTCGTGGCGGCGTGGCTCGCGGCGCGGGGCCGCGAGGCGCCGCGCTCCTTCCATCTCGTGAGCGGTAGCGGCGCCTCGGACGGCAGCTGGTTTCACTGGGCACGCGAGAAGGCCCGCGCGGAACGTACGCTCGTTCACGAGGCGGCTGGCACCGGCCTGCGGATCGTGTCCTACCGTCCGGCCGGCGTCCTGCGCGAAGGCGGGCGGGCGCGATGGTACACGGCGCCGTTCTGGCTGCTCCGTCCGCTCAAGCGCGCCGTCGAGCCCACGGCCATCGGCCAGGCCATGCTCGAAGTGACCGCGCGGGGATCCGACGTGCCGGGCGGCATCCTCGAGACTCGCGACCTGCTGCGGTTCGCCAACGGCTACCGCGTGCGTCGGGGCCGATGA
- a CDS encoding DUF3037 domain-containing protein — MSADCTYDYAIVRVVPRVERGEQMNVGVIVSAVDADYLDARIDPDLDRLLALDPTLDLDAVRAGLAIIPVVCAGGPAAGPIGELPARGRFRWLVSPRSTIIQMSPVHTGRAHAPADALDRLYASMVARPAAGA; from the coding sequence GTGTCGGCTGACTGCACCTACGACTACGCCATCGTCCGCGTCGTGCCGCGCGTGGAGCGGGGCGAGCAGATGAACGTGGGTGTGATCGTCTCGGCCGTGGACGCCGACTACCTCGACGCGCGCATCGATCCGGACCTGGATCGCCTGCTGGCCCTCGACCCGACGCTGGACCTGGACGCCGTCCGCGCGGGCCTCGCCATCATTCCCGTGGTGTGCGCGGGCGGTCCCGCGGCCGGCCCGATTGGCGAACTGCCCGCGCGCGGACGCTTCCGGTGGCTCGTGTCACCGCGCAGCACGATCATCCAGATGTCGCCCGTGCACACCGGCCGGGCCCATGCGCCGGCGGACGCCTTGGACCGTCTCTATGCGTCCATGGTGGCGCGGCCGGCCGCCGGCGCCTGA
- a CDS encoding HipA family kinase, producing the protein MPRPRTIRVTRYVTPLREGGSLPAIVEADDDGMYVLKFRGAGQGPRALIAELVSGEIARMLELPVPEIVLAELDPELSRTEPDPEIHALIHDSAGLNLALDYLPGAVAFDPLVHPLDGELMARIVWLDAFVSNVDRTARNTNMLMWHRQPWLIDHGASLIFHHTPGWESQPARARDPFTHIAKHVLRHRTRAVAAVDEACAAALGPGAIEDLLMRIPDAWLADGDPDETRAAYARYFRERLTPPRPFLEEAARVG; encoded by the coding sequence CGCTGCCCGCGATTGTGGAGGCGGACGACGACGGGATGTACGTGCTGAAGTTCCGGGGCGCCGGCCAGGGACCGCGGGCGCTCATCGCCGAACTGGTGTCAGGCGAAATCGCGCGGATGCTGGAGCTGCCGGTGCCCGAGATCGTCCTCGCGGAGCTGGATCCCGAGCTGTCGCGCACCGAGCCCGACCCGGAGATCCACGCCCTCATCCACGACAGCGCGGGGCTGAACCTGGCCCTGGACTACCTGCCCGGCGCGGTGGCCTTCGATCCGCTCGTCCACCCGCTGGACGGCGAGCTCATGGCGCGGATCGTCTGGCTCGACGCGTTCGTCTCGAACGTGGACCGCACGGCCCGGAACACCAACATGCTGATGTGGCACCGCCAGCCGTGGCTCATCGATCACGGGGCCTCGCTGATCTTCCACCATACGCCGGGCTGGGAGTCGCAGCCGGCCCGTGCCCGCGACCCCTTCACGCATATCGCCAAGCACGTGCTGCGCCATCGGACCCGCGCGGTCGCCGCGGTGGACGAGGCCTGCGCGGCGGCGCTCGGCCCTGGCGCGATCGAGGACCTCCTGATGCGGATTCCCGACGCCTGGCTCGCCGACGGCGATCCCGACGAGACGCGGGCCGCCTACGCCCGCTACTTCCGCGAGCGGCTGACCCCGCCGCGTCCGTTCCTCGAGGAGGCGGCGCGTGTCGGCTGA
- a CDS encoding vanadium-dependent haloperoxidase has product MRTFAPARRAVCLALSFVLLASAGWARPLPPGADGAARRRWSPSVVISWNDALLEAVRRTNFRPMWVSRALMIVHTAMFDAWAAYDDRADGVYWAAPVRQPRRLRTTSNAETAASMAAYRTLVDLFPSQQGALFDPLAQALGLDPGDTSYDLATPTGVGNQVAAWVVSACHDDGANQLGLLSGGTPYGDYTGYRPVNTPDVLSDPNRWQPLRSAAGVVQVFLAPHWSLVTPFALTSASQFRPAPPPQYPSRGYLDETAEIVALSARLTDRQKVIAEYWADGPATETPPGHWSLLAQWVSARDRHTFDQDIVLFFALGSALHDAAIAVWDAKVAYDFVRPLSAVRFVYGSQIIEAWGGPGRGTRAIPGTQFQPYIATPPFAEYTSGHSAFSAAAADVLTRFTGSRRFGATYTKAAGTSTIEPGLVPAESLTLAWRTFQDASDEAAFSRRLGGIHFMSGDLESRTIGRKVGRQAFHTAMKYLAGRSGRRADHPGR; this is encoded by the coding sequence ATGCGCACATTCGCTCCTGCCCGACGAGCGGTCTGTCTGGCCCTGTCGTTCGTGCTGCTCGCCAGCGCGGGGTGGGCACGGCCGCTCCCGCCGGGCGCCGACGGTGCCGCGCGCCGCCGATGGTCGCCCAGCGTGGTCATCTCGTGGAACGACGCCCTGCTGGAAGCGGTCCGGCGCACCAACTTCCGGCCGATGTGGGTGTCGCGGGCGCTGATGATCGTGCACACGGCGATGTTCGACGCCTGGGCCGCGTACGACGATCGCGCCGATGGCGTCTACTGGGCGGCGCCGGTGCGGCAGCCGCGCCGGCTGCGCACGACGTCGAATGCCGAGACGGCCGCGAGCATGGCCGCCTACCGGACCCTCGTGGATCTCTTCCCGTCGCAGCAGGGGGCGCTCTTCGATCCGCTCGCCCAGGCACTCGGCCTCGATCCCGGCGACACGTCCTACGACCTGGCGACGCCGACAGGCGTCGGCAACCAGGTGGCGGCGTGGGTCGTCTCGGCCTGCCACGACGACGGGGCGAACCAGCTCGGGCTGCTCTCGGGCGGGACGCCCTATGGGGACTACACCGGCTATCGGCCCGTCAACACGCCGGACGTGCTGTCGGATCCCAATCGCTGGCAGCCGCTGCGGAGCGCCGCCGGCGTCGTGCAGGTCTTCCTCGCCCCGCACTGGTCGCTCGTCACGCCCTTCGCCCTCACGAGCGCCAGCCAGTTCCGGCCGGCGCCCCCACCGCAGTATCCCTCGCGCGGCTACCTCGACGAGACCGCGGAGATCGTCGCCCTGAGCGCACGCCTGACGGATCGCCAGAAGGTGATTGCGGAGTACTGGGCCGACGGCCCGGCCACCGAGACGCCGCCCGGACACTGGAGCCTGCTCGCGCAGTGGGTGTCTGCCCGCGATCGCCACACCTTCGACCAGGACATCGTGCTCTTCTTCGCGCTCGGCAGCGCACTCCACGACGCAGCCATTGCGGTGTGGGACGCGAAGGTCGCCTACGATTTCGTCCGGCCGCTAAGCGCCGTGCGTTTCGTGTACGGCAGCCAGATCATCGAGGCCTGGGGCGGCCCCGGTCGGGGCACGCGCGCGATACCCGGCACGCAGTTCCAGCCGTACATCGCCACCCCGCCCTTCGCCGAATACACCTCCGGCCACAGCGCGTTCAGCGCGGCCGCCGCCGACGTCCTCACCCGCTTCACGGGCAGCCGCCGGTTCGGCGCGACGTATACCAAGGCCGCCGGCACGTCGACGATCGAACCGGGCCTGGTCCCGGCCGAATCGCTGACGCTGGCGTGGCGTACCTTCCAGGACGCCTCCGATGAAGCCGCATTCTCCCGTCGGCTCGGCGGCATCCACTTCATGAGCGGCGATCTCGAGTCGCGGACGATCGGACGCAAGGTCGGGCGCCAGGCGTTTCACACGGCGATGAAGTATCTGGCCGGCCGGAGCGGACGGCGCGCCGATCATCCCGGGCGTTGA
- a CDS encoding molybdopterin-dependent oxidoreductase has protein sequence MAITRRDAIVLSGSTLAGLSLGSVRTAEAQAAQAPWPDSLVERPLRAGFPAALPLNPDGSAPEHAASEAGPITDPLMWRTPNRQAPEIEYDYRKLKVKVDTRGLGTLAGTLQFQDLEKLPRVSHTFLLQCGAANPRGVVTWTGVRFADFADTLGLVPGVHYCRFVASDRAYVDEPLSVVRHPQVMLAWLMNDEPIPPRHGAPLRLVVPFRYGQRSIKAITEMVFGTPGLPMPPLPG, from the coding sequence ATGGCCATCACACGGCGCGACGCGATCGTTCTCTCCGGTTCGACTCTCGCGGGTCTCTCGCTCGGCTCGGTCCGGACGGCGGAGGCGCAAGCCGCCCAGGCGCCGTGGCCCGACAGCCTCGTCGAGCGCCCGCTGCGCGCGGGATTCCCCGCCGCGCTGCCGCTGAACCCTGACGGCTCGGCGCCCGAGCACGCAGCCAGCGAGGCCGGCCCGATTACCGACCCGCTGATGTGGCGGACGCCGAACCGGCAGGCGCCGGAGATCGAGTACGACTACCGCAAGCTGAAGGTGAAGGTGGACACCCGCGGCCTGGGCACACTGGCCGGCACGCTGCAGTTCCAGGACCTGGAGAAGCTGCCGCGCGTGTCGCACACGTTCCTGCTGCAGTGCGGGGCCGCCAATCCGCGCGGCGTGGTGACGTGGACGGGTGTCCGCTTCGCCGACTTCGCCGACACGCTGGGCCTGGTGCCGGGCGTGCACTACTGCCGCTTCGTGGCCTCCGACCGCGCGTACGTGGACGAGCCACTGAGCGTCGTCCGCCATCCGCAAGTGATGCTGGCGTGGCTCATGAACGACGAGCCGATTCCGCCGCGGCACGGCGCGCCGCTGCGGCTGGTCGTGCCGTTCCGGTACGGGCAGCGCAGCATCAAGGCGATCACTGAGATGGTCTTCGGCACGCCGGGTTTGCCGATGCCGCCCCTGCCGGGCTGA